A stretch of DNA from Oryzomicrobium terrae:
CGCCGCCAACCGGGTGACCGCCGCCACCGAGATCGCCAAGCTCAACTCGTCCGAACTGCTCGCCGCCGCCGAGAAGCAGGCCGACGAGATTCAGGCCGCCGGCCGTTCGGTGCTCGACATGGCCCGCTCGATGAACCAGGTGTCGGGCAACGCCAACCGCTCCGCCGAGGTGGCCCAGCAGTCCCTGTCCGCCGCCGAAAAGGGCACCCAGGCGGTGCAGGACTCGATCCGCGGCATGAACGAGATCCGCGAGCAGATCCAGGAAACCTCGAAGCGCATCAAGCGCCTGGGTGAATCCTCCCAGGAGATCGGTGAAATCGTGGAACTGATCTCGGACATTACCGAGCAGACCAACGTGCTGGCCCTCAACGCGGCCATCCAGGCGGCCTCCGCCGGCGAAGCCGGGCGCGGTTTCACCGTGGTGGCCGAGGAAGTGCAGCGCCTGGCCGAACGTTCCGCCGAGGCGACCAAGCAGATCGCCGCCATCGTCAAGACCATTCAGACCGACACCCAGGACGCCGTGGCGGCCATGGAAGAATCCACCCAGGGCGTGGTGGACGGCGCGCGCAAGTCCGATGCCGCCGGCCAGGCCCTGGCCGAGATCGGCGACGTGTCGCGCCAGCTCGCCACCCTGATCGAAAACATCTCCTCCGCCACCCAGGGTCAGGCCCAGTCGGCGACCCAGGTGGCCAACACCATGTCCGGCATCCTGCGCATCACCGAGCAGACCACCGCCGGTACCCAGCGTACCGCCGAAGCGGTCGGCGAACTGGCCGGTCTGGCCTCCGAACTGAAGGGTTCGGTCGCCGGCTTCAAGGTGAACTGAGCGCCGCCGCCCCGCCCCCACGTCCCAGACCGAGACCATTACGAGCACAGCGCTGATGCCCAACGAGTTCGAGGTGTTTGATATCGGCCCCCTCACCTGGGTGAAGGGTGAAATCGACCAGGCCCTGGACCGGGCCAAGGCGGCCCTGGAAACCGCCGCCAGTGCGGCGGACGCCACCCAGGTCAAGTTCGCCCGCACCCACCTGCACCAGGTGCAGGGAGCCCTGGCCATCGTCGGCCTGGACGGGGTGACCCGTTTCGCCGAAGCCGCCGAAGCCTACTTCGCCGTGCTCGAAGGCGGCGAAGGCGCGCCCGGCGGCGAACACCTCGACCTGGCCCTGAAGGCCATCGAGGCCATCCGCCACTACCTGGACGGCCTGCTCGACGGCGCCCCGGACCAGCCCCTCAAGCTGTTGCCCCTCTACCAAGCCCTGGCCGCCGCCCGCGGCGTGCCGGCCGCGGCCACCGAACTGTTCTTCCCCGACCTGACGAAGCGCCCGCCCAAACGCGCCTCGGCCCTGGTTCCGCCGGACCCCGGTGCCGCCCTGCGCGCCGCCCGTGCCCGCTACCAGCGCGGCCTGCTCGGCTGGATCCGCGGCCAGGGCATGGCCCAGAACGTCGGTGCCGCCGACATGCGCGACGCGGTGCGGGCCATCGAGGCGATGCAGGACACCCCGGTCACCCGCACCTTCTGGTGGGTGGCCCTGGGCTTTCTCGCCGCCCTGGCCGAGGGTGACCTGCCCAAGGACGCCGAAACCAACGGTCTGCTGACGCGCATCGACCAGCAGATCAAGCGCCTCATCGAAGGGTCGCGCACCGTGGCCGAGCGCCTCCAGCGCGACGTGCTGTATGCCCTCACCCGAGCCAGCGACAAGGCCCCGGAAGCCAAGGCGGCCCGCGCCCTGTACAACCTGGACGACGCCTCGCTGCGCGACATCGACACTCCGGCCCCGGAGACCGGCACCCTGCGCCGGGCCAAGGAAGCCGTGGCCGAAGCCGAGGAGGCCTGGGGCAAGTTCTGCGCCGGGCACAGCGCCGCCCTGGCCGTGTTCCGCGACAAGGCCAGCCTGTTCGCCCAGACGGTCGAAGGCCTGGCCCAGACCGACTACCGCCGCCTCGCCCAGGCCATCCAGGCCGGCGCCCGCTGGCTGGTCGACGAGCCCGCCCGGCACAGCGAGCCCCTGGCCATGGAAATGGCCACCGCCCTGCTGCTCGCCGACGTGGCCCAGGAAAACTATGCCCGCCTGGGCAGCGACTTCGCCCACCAGGTAGACGTCACCGTCGCCCGCCTGCATGCCTGCATGGCCGGCACGCCCCCCGCCGAAGGGGCCGAAGTCCCCGAGCTGGACGAGATGTCCCGGCTGGCCCAGGAAAAACTGCTGCTCTCCCAGGTTGCCCGGGAAATGCAGAGCAACCTGCTGCAGATCGAGCAGACCCTCGACACCTTCTTCCGCGACCCCGGCCATCGCGCCGACCTGCCCGGCGTCCAGCCCCTGATCAAGCAGGTGGCCGGCGCCCTGGCCATGCTCGGCCAGCTGTCGGCGGTGCGGGCGATCAACGAATGCGGCACCACCGTGGCCGGTTTCGCCGCCAGCGAGGCCCCCCCCGACCCGGCCACCTGCGAGCAGGTCGCCGGAACCCTGTCGGCCCTGGGTTTCTTCATCGACACCCTGCCCCGGGAGCTGGCCCGCCAGGACAGCGGCAGCAAGAAACGCAAGGGCGGCCCCGATTTCGACACCTTCGTCCAGGGCCTCGGCCCCCGACAGGCAATGCCGGCCGACGCCGAACCGGCCACGGTGGAAGAAGAGATCGCCCTGCAGACCAAGGAAACCCAGGCCCTGCTGGATGCGGTCAAGGCCCAGCCGGAAGACGAATCCCTGCGCCAGGAGCTCAAGCAGAACCTCAAGTCCCTGCAAAAGGACGCCGACCTGGTGGCCGACGTGGCCCTGGGCCAGCAGGCCCAGGCCGTGCTCACCGCTCTGGACGGACTGACTCCGCCGCCGGCGGAAAACACTCCCAGCGACGACAGCGCCGGGGTCACCTGGGACCCGACGGTTTCCCTGATTTCCCTGGAAGCGGCCAACTTCGCCCCGGCCCCGGCGGCCCCTTCGGCGGCTACCCTCAAGCTGCTCTCCGCCAGCGACGAGGAGATCGACGCCGAGCTGCTGGACATCTTCCTCGAAGAGGCCAAGGAAGTCCTGGCCACCTACCGGGAACAGCTCGACACCCTGCACCGCGAACCGGGCAACGTCGAGGTGCTCACCGTCATCCGCCGCAACGTCCATACCCTCAAGGGCAGCGGCCGCATGGTCGGCCTCAAGGACTTCGGCGAAACCGCCTGGTCAATCGAGCAGGTGCTCAACCTCTGGCTGCGCCAGGAGCACCCGGTCGGGGCCACCCTGTTCGACCTGCTCGAACAGGCCCACACCCTGTTCGCCGAATGGGTGCGCCATCTGGACGCCCACGACCACATGGCGCCGGACCCGGCCGACCTGATGGCCTTCGCCGAAGCCATGCGCCAGCAGGGCCCGGCCTGTACCGGCGCGCCGCTGGCGGCCGCGCCCGAAGAAGCACCCGCGGCCCCGGTGGCGGACAGCGCCGACACCAGCCCCCTGGAGACCACCGCCCCCGCGCCGGAGATGACCATCGAGCTCCCCGAGCTCGACATGGCCATGGACGCGGCCGAACCGCCGGCAACGGCAGCGGCCAGCGATACCCCCGCAGCGGCGGAAGGCGGCGCCTACGGCCCGCCGCCCACCCAGACCCTGACCATCTCGCCGACCCTCTACCAGATCTTCCTCGAGGAGGCCCAGTCCCACCTGCAGGTGTTGCGCCAGGGCATGGACCATCTGCTCGCCCATCCGGCCGACGGCCTGCCCGGCGGCATCGAGCGGGCCGCCCACACCCTGGGCGGCATCGCCGGCACCCTCGGGCTGACCTCGATCAACCGCCTCGGCATCGCCCTGGAGCACGCCCTGCTGCGCCGCTCCCATGCCGCCCAGCCGGACGACCCGACCGCCCTGGCCACCCTGGCCGGCGCCGTCGCCGCCCTGGAAGAGATGGTCGCCCGGGTGGCCGACCACACGCCGCCGCCGGCCCGCCCCGAGCTGGAAATGGCAGTGGACGAGCTGTACTCCCTGTCGGCCAGCCGGGTTGGCCCCGTCAGCCTGGAAGGCTATGCCGCCCTGGACAGCGACGTCGCCGATTTCCGCAGCGAAGTGGCTGGCCCGAGCAGCGCGGCAGCCCCCGTCGATCCCTTCGACCAGCCGGAACTGGAAGTGGACGCCGGCCTGGAGCTGGATCTGGACATGGATCTGGGCGACCTCGGCGCCGACCTGCCGCCCCTGGCGGCCGCAGGGGAACCCAGTACCGAGCCCGACCCAGCGGCCGGCGAAGCGCCTGCAGCGGATGAAACGTCCGCGACGCCGGACTCCGGCGAACCCGCCGCCACCGTGCAGCCCCTGGAGTGCCCGCCCCGCGTCGCCGCTCTGGACGGCATCGACGAAACCACCGAAATCACCCGTCCCGGCGGCGCCCCCAGCGGCCGCATCAGCGCCGCGCCCGTCCCGGCGGCGCCCCCAGCGGCCGAGGTGGCCGCCGCCCTGCTGCCGCCGGACACGCCGGATCAGGACCTGCTGCCGATCTTCCTTGAGGAAGCCCAGGAACTGGTTGCCGCCATCGCCACCGAGCTGCGCCACTGGCGCCAGTCCCCGGCCGATCCCGAACGGCAGAACGCCCTGTTCCGTCTGCTGCACACCCTCAAGGGCAGCGCCCGCATGGCCGGCGCCTTCTCCCTGGGCGAACTGACCCACGGCCTCGAATCCCGGGTCGAACTGGCCGCCGGCATCACCCCCGTCGCCCCGGCTTACCTGGACGAACTGGAAGGGGCCTTCGACCTGATCGCCCAACAGGTCGAACGGATTGCCAGCGGCGCCCCCGGCGAAACGGTGGCCCCGCCGGTCTATCGCCAACCGCCCCAGGGCGCCGCCGTCGCCCCCGCGGCGCCGGCCACCCCGTCGGCCAGCGCTGACGCGATGCCGATCGAGGCGCTCCCGGCCACGCCGGCCGAAGCCGCACCCGCCGCCGCCACCACGCCGACTCCGGGCGCACCGGGCACCGACGGCGCGGCGGTGGACGAAAGCGAAGAGCGGCGCCGCGAGCCGCGCGCCCCCGCCAAGGCCGGCGAGGCCGACACCGACGCTGCCGGCCGCTCGACCCTGCGGGTGCGCGCCGACCTGGTGGACCGCCTGGTCAACGAGGCCGGCGAAATCGCCATCGCCCGCTCCCGGATCGAAGGCGAGATGCGCGCCCTGAAAGGCTCGCTGCTCGACCTGACCGAAAACGTCATCCGCCTGCGCCGCCAGCTGCGCGAGATCGAGATTCAGGCCGAAACCCAGATCCAGGCCAACCAAGTGGTCAGCGACGCCAGCAAGCCCGACTTCGACCCCCTGGAACTGGACCGCTTCACCCGCTTCCAGGAACTGACGCGGATGATGGCCGAATCGGTCAACGACGTGGCCACGGTGCAGCAAAGCCTGCTGAAGAACCTGGACGACGCCAACTCGGCCCTCAACGCCCAGTCGCGCCTCACCCGGGAACTGCAGCAGGCCCTGCTCACGGTGCGCATGGTGCCCTTCGGCAGCCAGGCCGACCGGCTTTACCGCCTGGTGCGCCAGACCGCCCGGGAGCTGGACAAGAAGGCCGCCCTGGACATCCAGGGCGCCCAGGTGGAACTCGACCGGGGCGTGCTCGAACGCATGCTCGCCCCCCTCGAACACATGCTGCGCAATGCCGTCGCCCACGGTCTGGAAACCCCGGCCGAGCGCATCGCCCTGGGCAAGCCGGAAACCGGCCAGCTGACCCTCAAGGTCACCCAGGAAGGCAACGAGATCCACATCACCCTGAGCGACGACGGTCCCGGCATCAACCTCGCCCGGGTGCGCGAAAAAGCCCTGGCTGCCGGCCTGATCGCCCCGGCCGAGGCCGACGACCCGCAGCGCCTGGTGGCCTGCATCTTCGAGCCCGGCTTCTCCACCGCCAGCGAAGTGTCCCGGGTGGCCGGGCGCGGCGTCGGCATGGACGTGGTCAAGACCGAGGTGGAAACCCTGGGCGGCCGGGTCGAGGTGGCCAGCGAGGCCGGCCGCGGCTCCCGCTTCAACATCTACCTGCCCCTCACCCTGGCGGTCACCCAGGCCCTGCTGGTGCGTGTCGGCACCCGCCGCTACGCCATCCCCTCGGCCATGATCGAACAGGTCCAGGAGCTCAAGGCCGAGGTGTTCGCCCGCATCCGCGAGGCCGGCCACACCAGCTGGCTGGACAACGATTACCCCTACCACTTCCTGCCCCACCTGCTCGGCGAACGCGAGGCCCTCCCCGAACCGCACCGGCTCAACTGGCTGCTGCTGCTGAAGAGCGGCGCCCAGCGCATTGCCCTGCAAGTCGATGAACTGGCCGGCAACCAGGAAATCGTGGTCAAGAACGTCGGGCCCCAACTGGCCCGGGTGGTGGGCATCGACGGCGCCACGGTGCTCGGCGACGGCGAGATCGTGCTGATCCTCAACCCGGTGGCCCTGGCCCTCCAGGCGGCCAACCGCCCCCTGGCGGCCGCCGCACCCGCCGTAGCCGTAGCCGGCGAGGCGCCAGCGACCGTGGCGGCCCCGGCGGCGGCCAGCTCCGCTACCCTGCCGACGGTGATGGTGGTGGACGACTCGATGACGGTGCGCAAGATCACCGGCCGCTTGATGGCCCGGGAGGGTTACCACGTGCTCACCGCCAAGGACGGCGTGGATGCCCTGGAGCAGATGCTCGACGTGATCCCCGACGTGCTGCTGGTGGACATCGAGATGCCGCGCATGGACGGCTTCGACCTGACCCGCAACGTGCGCGCCGACGAGCGCCTGCGCGACATCCCGATCATCATGATCACCTCGCGCACCGCCGACAAGCACCGCAACCACGCCTTCGAGCTGGGGGTGAACCACTACCTGGGCAAGCCCTACCAGGAAGAGGAACTGACCCGGCTGGTGGCCGAGAGCGTCGCCCAGCACCGCCGCTGAACGCTCCTCCCCCCGCGCCCCGCCGCCTGGATTTTTTCTGGCGGCGGGCCAAACCCCGCGCCAGTAGCCATTCTTCAGCCATACCCTGCGGAAAGGCACGACTGGCGCGGCGTTTCAGACCTACCCCACGAAACGCCCCGCCCAGCCTAGTGTTCGGCGGGGCGTTGTTTTGGCGGCCGTCGCCACGGCGGGCAAAACCGGGTCCGACCCGACGTGCCCGGCGGTGCGGAAACGGAGCGGCAGAAGCCACGCCGTCCGCTGTCGGCGGCTGCGGCAATCCCCGCGCCTGTAATTCCCGCGCCCATTGTTCCGTTCATCCCGAGTATTCACTGCGGCAGCCACGCCAAGCCCCGGGACGGCCGTGGCCCAACCCGGCCATCGGCCCGGGAGCGGAATCCCCGCCGGGCACCACGCCTCAAGCGAGCAGCGCCACCGCCTTGATCTGCACCCACACCGGCTTGCCCGGAGCCAGGCCGAGCTGGTCCCGGGAGCGCCGGGTGATGCGCGCCAGCAGGGGCGTACCGCCGGCATCGAGGCGCACCAGGACGTGGGCCGAAGTGTCAGTGTCGGCGTCGGCCACGGCGGTGACCGTGGCGAGCAGGCGGTTGAGGATCGACGAATCCCGCTCCGCCGACAGGCTCAGGCTCACGTCCCGAGCCCGCACCTGGAAGCGCAGGCGGCGTCCGACGGGCACCTCGCGGTGGGCGACGTGGACGCTGCCGCCGGGGAAGGTGAGGCGCAGCAGGTGGTAGGCGGCGTCGAATTCCGCCGCCGTGCCTTCGATCACCACCCCGGCGTCGTCGGCGAAGGCGGTGGGCAGGTCGAGGCGTGCCAGGGTGTCGCGCAACGGGCCGCTGGCGGCCACCTGGCCGTCCTGGAGCAGCACCAGGTGGTCGGCCAGGCGCGCCACCTCGTCCGGGGAATGGCTGACGTAGAGCACCGGAATCTCCAGTTCGTCGTGCAGCCGCTCCAGGTAGGGCAGGATTTCGGCCTTGCGCTGGAAGTCCAGGGCCGCCAGGGGCTCGTCCATGAGCAGCAGGCGCGGCCGGGTGAGCAGGGCCCGGGCGATGGCGGCTCGCTGCCTCTCGCCGCCGGACAGCCGGTCGGGCAGACGGTCGAGCAGGGGGGCGATGCCGAGCAGGTCGGCGGTCTGCTCCAGGTCGGCGCGCCGCGCCGCCGCCCCCACCCCGGCCAAGGCGCGCTTCTGGCCGAATTCCAGGTTGCGCCGCACGGTCAGGTGGGGGAACAGGCTGGCCTCCTGAAAGACGTAACCCAGGGGCCGCCGGTGGGCGGGCAGGAAGCGGTCGCCGTCCTGCCAGACCTCGCCGTTCACCGCCAGGTAGGCGCCGGGGTGGCGCTCCAGGCCGGCGATGGCGCGCAATAGGGTGGTCTTGCCCGAGCCGGAGCGGCCGAACAGGGCGGTGACGCCGCGGCCGGGCAGGGTCAGGTCGGCCGCCAGGGCGAAGCCCGGGTAGGCGATGGCGAAACGAGCGCGGATCACCTCCCCGAGCAGGCGGGAATCGGCAGGGGCAAAAGGTACGGTCATCGCGTCAACCGACATAGGAGCGGCGCGCCTTGCTGGCGTAGAGGGCGAGCAGCACCAGGAAGCTGAAGACCACCATGCCGCCGGCCAGCCAGTGGGCCTGGGCGTATTCCAGGGCCTCGACGTGGTCGTAGATCTGCACCGACACCACCCGGGTCTTTTCCGGGATGTTGCCGCCGATCATCAGCACCACGCCGAACTCGCCGACAGTGTGGGCAAAACCGAGGATGGTGGCGGTGACGAAGCCCGGCCGGGCCAGGGGCAGCACCACGGCGAAGAAGGTGTCCCAGGGACCGGCGCGCAGGGTGGCGGCCACTTCCAGGGGGCGCGTGCCGATGGCCTCGAAGGCCTGTT
This window harbors:
- a CDS encoding Hpt domain-containing protein; the encoded protein is MPNEFEVFDIGPLTWVKGEIDQALDRAKAALETAASAADATQVKFARTHLHQVQGALAIVGLDGVTRFAEAAEAYFAVLEGGEGAPGGEHLDLALKAIEAIRHYLDGLLDGAPDQPLKLLPLYQALAAARGVPAAATELFFPDLTKRPPKRASALVPPDPGAALRAARARYQRGLLGWIRGQGMAQNVGAADMRDAVRAIEAMQDTPVTRTFWWVALGFLAALAEGDLPKDAETNGLLTRIDQQIKRLIEGSRTVAERLQRDVLYALTRASDKAPEAKAARALYNLDDASLRDIDTPAPETGTLRRAKEAVAEAEEAWGKFCAGHSAALAVFRDKASLFAQTVEGLAQTDYRRLAQAIQAGARWLVDEPARHSEPLAMEMATALLLADVAQENYARLGSDFAHQVDVTVARLHACMAGTPPAEGAEVPELDEMSRLAQEKLLLSQVAREMQSNLLQIEQTLDTFFRDPGHRADLPGVQPLIKQVAGALAMLGQLSAVRAINECGTTVAGFAASEAPPDPATCEQVAGTLSALGFFIDTLPRELARQDSGSKKRKGGPDFDTFVQGLGPRQAMPADAEPATVEEEIALQTKETQALLDAVKAQPEDESLRQELKQNLKSLQKDADLVADVALGQQAQAVLTALDGLTPPPAENTPSDDSAGVTWDPTVSLISLEAANFAPAPAAPSAATLKLLSASDEEIDAELLDIFLEEAKEVLATYREQLDTLHREPGNVEVLTVIRRNVHTLKGSGRMVGLKDFGETAWSIEQVLNLWLRQEHPVGATLFDLLEQAHTLFAEWVRHLDAHDHMAPDPADLMAFAEAMRQQGPACTGAPLAAAPEEAPAAPVADSADTSPLETTAPAPEMTIELPELDMAMDAAEPPATAAASDTPAAAEGGAYGPPPTQTLTISPTLYQIFLEEAQSHLQVLRQGMDHLLAHPADGLPGGIERAAHTLGGIAGTLGLTSINRLGIALEHALLRRSHAAQPDDPTALATLAGAVAALEEMVARVADHTPPPARPELEMAVDELYSLSASRVGPVSLEGYAALDSDVADFRSEVAGPSSAAAPVDPFDQPELEVDAGLELDLDMDLGDLGADLPPLAAAGEPSTEPDPAAGEAPAADETSATPDSGEPAATVQPLECPPRVAALDGIDETTEITRPGGAPSGRISAAPVPAAPPAAEVAAALLPPDTPDQDLLPIFLEEAQELVAAIATELRHWRQSPADPERQNALFRLLHTLKGSARMAGAFSLGELTHGLESRVELAAGITPVAPAYLDELEGAFDLIAQQVERIASGAPGETVAPPVYRQPPQGAAVAPAAPATPSASADAMPIEALPATPAEAAPAAATTPTPGAPGTDGAAVDESEERRREPRAPAKAGEADTDAAGRSTLRVRADLVDRLVNEAGEIAIARSRIEGEMRALKGSLLDLTENVIRLRRQLREIEIQAETQIQANQVVSDASKPDFDPLELDRFTRFQELTRMMAESVNDVATVQQSLLKNLDDANSALNAQSRLTRELQQALLTVRMVPFGSQADRLYRLVRQTARELDKKAALDIQGAQVELDRGVLERMLAPLEHMLRNAVAHGLETPAERIALGKPETGQLTLKVTQEGNEIHITLSDDGPGINLARVREKALAAGLIAPAEADDPQRLVACIFEPGFSTASEVSRVAGRGVGMDVVKTEVETLGGRVEVASEAGRGSRFNIYLPLTLAVTQALLVRVGTRRYAIPSAMIEQVQELKAEVFARIREAGHTSWLDNDYPYHFLPHLLGEREALPEPHRLNWLLLLKSGAQRIALQVDELAGNQEIVVKNVGPQLARVVGIDGATVLGDGEIVLILNPVALALQAANRPLAAAAPAVAVAGEAPATVAAPAAASSATLPTVMVVDDSMTVRKITGRLMAREGYHVLTAKDGVDALEQMLDVIPDVLLVDIEMPRMDGFDLTRNVRADERLRDIPIIMITSRTADKHRNHAFELGVNHYLGKPYQEEELTRLVAESVAQHRR
- the modC gene encoding molybdenum ABC transporter ATP-binding protein, with amino-acid sequence MTVPFAPADSRLLGEVIRARFAIAYPGFALAADLTLPGRGVTALFGRSGSGKTTLLRAIAGLERHPGAYLAVNGEVWQDGDRFLPAHRRPLGYVFQEASLFPHLTVRRNLEFGQKRALAGVGAAARRADLEQTADLLGIAPLLDRLPDRLSGGERQRAAIARALLTRPRLLLMDEPLAALDFQRKAEILPYLERLHDELEIPVLYVSHSPDEVARLADHLVLLQDGQVAASGPLRDTLARLDLPTAFADDAGVVIEGTAAEFDAAYHLLRLTFPGGSVHVAHREVPVGRRLRFQVRARDVSLSLSAERDSSILNRLLATVTAVADADTDTSAHVLVRLDAGGTPLLARITRRSRDQLGLAPGKPVWVQIKAVALLA
- the modB gene encoding molybdate ABC transporter permease subunit is translated as MTFSPDDWAAIRLTLELAATTTAVLLLLGTPVAWWLARTPSRLKAVVGAVVSLPLVLPPTVLGFYLLVLLGPNGVGGQLTQALGLGLLPFSFPGLVVASVLYSTPFVVQPLQQAFEAIGTRPLEVAATLRAGPWDTFFAVVLPLARPGFVTATILGFAHTVGEFGVVLMIGGNIPEKTRVVSVQIYDHVEALEYAQAHWLAGGMVVFSFLVLLALYASKARRSYVG